The following nucleotide sequence is from Kwoniella shandongensis chromosome 9, complete sequence.
TTGGtgctaccacctccaccttcccctacTCCGACAACATGAGACAGTATCTTCACGCTACTGGTCGAGGTCCAGTTGCTGAGGCTGCCGACCAAGCTGCGAAGAATGGGTTCTTGCAGGCTGACGAGGGTGCCGAGTATGATGAGGTTATCGAGATTGTGAGTCACTTGTTATTGTACACAACTGTGTTTGAATCGCTAATATCGAATCTCAGAACCTGTCCGAGCTCGAGCCCCACCTCAACGGTCCCTTCACCCCTGATCTTGCTACACCCCTCTCCggcttctcttccttcctcaacgAGAACAAATACCCAACTACTctctcttccgccttgaTCGGTTCATGTACCAACTCGTCCTACGAGGACATGTCTCGAGTCGCCTCCATCGCCGAGCAAGCTAAGGCTGCTGGTCTGAAATCCAAGGTCCCCTTCTTGGTTACTCCCGGTAGTGAGCTTATCCGAGCGACTATCGAGCGAGACGGTCTGCAAGGGACACTAGAGGATGTGGGTGCTACAGTTTTGGCGAACGCTTGTGGACCTTGTATCGGACAATGGAAgcgagatgagaagaagggtgaggacAACGGTGAGTGGACTAGAGCTTATGTACGCATATTGTGGTACACAGCTGATGTTCTTGTTGTCTTTCAGCTatcttgacctctttcaaCCGAAATTTCAAGGCTCGAAACGACGGCAATCTCAAGACCATGAACTTCCTTGCCTCTCCCGAGATCGTCACTGCTGTAAGCCCTGCCCCCTCCTGCGTGCTCGTCCTATTCTGACTCTCATCTCTTATCCAGATGGCCTTCTCTGGCGACCTCAACTTCAACCCTGCCACTGACTCCATCCCCACTCCTAACGGTCCTTTCAAGTTCACCCCTCCTTCAGGCGACCGTCTCCCTCCTACCGGCTACACCCCTGGTGACCTCTCATATGCCCCTCAACCCAGCCCCAAACCAGTTCCCGAAACCGAAATTGCTATCAGCCCATCATCTACTAGATTAGAGATCCTTGAACCTTTCGGAACTAACTTTGCAGGTGGCAAGGGAGAGCTTCCTGAGATGACATGCTTGATGCGAGTGCgagggaagtggtgagtcgcaGTGGTCACTTCGTTGTTTAGACAAAAGTGACGATCACTGATAACTTTCGCTTCAGTACCACCGACCACATCAGTGCCGCTGGTGCCtggctcaaggtgagttttcaaCCCGTACATATGTGGATGGGAGATTGACATGGAATAATTTCAGTACAAGGGTCATCTTTCCAACATCTCAGAGAACACTTGTGAGTTGTACATGACTCTTTTGATAGCAGCTATGCTGATGATCCCGCGCAGTGATGACCGCCGTCAACGACGAAGGAGGTCAGATCAACGTCGCTCGAGATGCCTCTGGCGAGGAGACCATCCCCAGGACTATGCAGAAGTATCAGGCAAGAAACGAGCCGTGGATGTTGGTCGTCGACGACAACTGTGAGTGAAAAGTTAACAACTAGACTATTCTTTAGTTTCGATTATCAGTTGACGAGTTCGTTGTCGCTCGTGCTTATAGACGGGGAAGGATCTGCTCGAGAACACGCCGCCCTGCAACCCCGATTCTACGGTTGTGGTATGATCGTGGCTCGATCATTCGCTCGTATCCACGAGACCAACTTGAAGGTAGGTCTTTGAACGGCATCAGTGTGCACAATTCATAGGCTGACACACTTGGCTCGTGTCTTCAGAAACAAGGTATTCTCCCTCTGTGGTTTGTGAACAAGGACGACTACTCCAAAATCTCCGCACTTGACAAAGTGACGACCAGTGGTCTGACCTCCATCCTCGACGGAACAAGCACGACCCCCATCGTCACTCTCAAGGTTGAAAAGCCAAATGgggagaaagtggagatcGAGGCGAGACATACGTTGAGTACGGATCAGATCGAATGGTTGAGAGCTGGTAGTGCTTTGAACTGGATCGGCGAGCAAGCGAGGAAGACTGGTAAGGCGTAACTGGGGGTGTGAACCGTCACATTGCGGAAGGGAATGGAGGATGCGATTGTTTCGCAATGTAGGAGTAGGCTCGAAACACACGTAGTCTGGGCTAGATGATAGACGAGGAACTTTCAACGCTCTACATGCATCTTGTACGCTGTTGAAATGTATATCGCATCGGATTACATCAAACCAACTTGAGATTGTGGCTGATCAACTCAGGTGCGTTGGCGATTAGCCGATTGGGTATTGGTATGGTTCGTGTATAATGGCTTGCATACGATTTTATCAACAATTGGGTAATGATGTCGTCTATTCTCTATGCACAGTATCACTTCACCCTATATACAGGATTGTTGCTCCCTATTCACAGTGCCACATCTTCCTACTTTAAACAATCTTGTGACATTTACTCCTCTTACAaagccttctcctcttccttctgctgAAACTCCACCATGTTCTGGCCAGCTGCACTGTGATTGTATGGAACTGTATCACACCCAATCATCTCCTGAGTCGCCAAAGGAGGGGAAAGTCCCCGGCATTGTTGATCCCTGGCCTGGCTGATAAGACAACACATCAGCCAAACTAGTCATCATTTGTTCAAATGATTCCTTCAGGGGTTGAGCATTGAAATGAACAGCAGGACCTATCCTGTATTCCCCAATTCTGTTGGATTTACGGGTTGTGATGACTCCTTGCCCTGATTGTGAACGAAAGTAGTCATGTTGCCGTGATAGGCAGACTGATGACTGTTCATTCCCACAGACAAATTCCACCTTATTTCCCCATCTTTCACATTGCTCCTGAAACCCGTGCACAGTGTGCCGCACTCTGTTATGCCACCGTGCTTCCCAGTCTTCCATGTTCGCTCTGGTGAACTGTGGGTTCTTTGAAGGGACCCTTTCAAGTGCTTGTCTCTCAACTGTTTTCCAGACTTCAGCCCCCCATGTCGTACCAGTTTTTGGAAGGGTACCGTCTATGTAACTCCACTTAACCTTCCATGGTGTTGACGCGTCTTGGTCAATATATGATCTGTATGATATGACCATACCTTTGCCACAAGCATCAGCTGAAGCCTGGGTCACACAGTACACAGTATCTACAGCGCCATTGGGTGCTTCACTGGGCATGGTAGCAGATTGTAGTGAGAATGAGTGACTGAGTGATTAAATGTGTGATCTAACTATGTAAGCAGTGTCCTATCCTGAAGACAGAGGCGTTAACTCACTCTTGAGCTTATAGTTGGACAAGGAAAGCAGAAATGCAGGAAAGTGTCTGATTCGTTGTCTGTCAAGAAAATACTCAGTATGAAAGAGCTTGGGGAAAAGGCTGCACTTCTTATTAGGTCTTGAACCAGTCATAGATCCCCCCCTTGGAGCCAACACATCACAGACTCCAGGGGTACAGGATCAAAGGATTCACAACCTATAACATGTAGTTCTGTGCTATCCATTGTATATGGGAAGGCAAACAGAGTGAATGGGCTATTCGAGTAGTACATGTTTACTTGCACTGGAGAGGTCAGTCTGGGTGTTGTTTTGGCCCAATACATGTAACAAGTTGCCATCCTTTCACCAATCAtgcaaagaggagaagtgaggTGAAGATACACTCCAATGACATGACCAGTATGGTGCAATTCTTTCTGCACAGCATCTTCCCCACACAGGCAGGACACTTTGCATCAAGCCCGCAAGCTGTCTTTTAGGGCAAATAACAGCTGTGAGTGACCGGACCAAGGTACAGTACAGTTGTCATTTATGGCTTCTGCCTGATGGTGTGACAATGTGAGCGATGAGACTTGTCTCATGTATATTGTGGCTTTGCAAAACACTCTGTAGCTTTACGACTACCCCATTGTTGTGCAAGGTGGGTGAACAGATCCAAGCTTGGAGTCCAGCTCTGTGGAGGTGTGAGCAAAGCCCTGCTGAATCACCACAAGAACGCCACAGTTTGCCCTGTGAGACTTGCCTGTGTGGTGCTCAACAAAAAAGGCTCCAGTATGTTTCTTTTAGTAGTTTGCTAAGCCGCCAGCACAACTTGAGAGACCTTTGACTGAACCTAAGAGGAGTTGTCTTTGTGGCCTCTTACTCAGGTGCAGATAGAAGGTGGAGCTGATCTTGACTATAACACTCTCCAAACTGTAGATAGTCAATAGATAGACTCATAGTCAAATTATAGATCCCACAACCGACCATTTTTCATGCAGGATGATCTCCATGAAAGAGCCATCTGAATCGAGTCTAGACAGCATTTCACTCAAcagcaagagaagaagaccgGTTGAACAAGAACCAAGTGTCTCCCTGCCCTTTTTGTATAATCTCAATGGTACCCTGTGGGAGTAATGACAGACTCCCTTGTGTGTTGTGCTGCAACTGGAGACAGGACATGAGCTTGATAACACAGCTGGGGCGAGCAACAAGCGTTCAAGGATGCCCCAAGGCCGAACATTCCGTCAACAATACCCAGACAATGATCCCTGCAAGCTTGCTGACAAAACGGACAAGGAAGGAGCGGCAAGGGAGCAAAAGGGGGCTAAAGCTTAGTCTACAGGCAAGCTAAATACATAACTGATACATACtttggaagagggaagtcTGTTTCAATAGTGCACAAAGTAGCAACATTGTACCATGCAATGCCTGACAACTTATGAAAGATGCATTGCAGCTCAGAAGGTTTGTAAGCATGTGAGTGGCGGGTGCGACCCAGTGCCGCTTGGAAATGAGTATACAATGTCACTTCTCCCTATACACAAATCTACATCTCTCTACACTCAGTTCGCTCCAGTATGGACACCTTCCATATACACAAAGCTACATCTCTCTACGCTCAGTTGACTCTACTCTGTACACCTGTGTCATTACAGAACGCTCTTCCCCTATCACTGTCTCTACAGAGAGCTCAAGTTGTATTGCCAAGTTTGAGGACTGTTGTCGGGTTTTAGGAGGATGCACTAGATCAAGTGCTTTGGTAACATCAAAACTATGGCATGTCTCAGGCGGTTCTGGGGGTTGGATTGGCTGACCAGTCAGTGCCCGGCTTGCGCTTGACCTCATTTCTTGAACCGAGTCCAGAAGAGGTTGTGGATTGAGCCAAACACTACCACTGATATCACCCCTTCGGGATCCTTGGGTCTCAAGGAGGCCCAGATATCGAGTTTGTCGATCACTGCAGACTGAGGGATATTCGTTTGTACACACAAAATCTAACCATGGTCCCTGCTCCCCCCTCCTCCGTCCACTCTCAATCTGCACTTTGTACAGCACACGCTTGACGCTGTCATGCCAATACAGTCCTGCAGCTTGCCTTCCACCGACGGTGAACAGTGACCGCGCCGAAGGTGAATATGTAGTTCTGAatgcttccttcttcactaATTCAGAAAGTGCTTCTGTGAATTCATCCACAGATTGTCGTGGTTGTGTCCGATTCCTGATTGTATGCAATGAGAGCTTGTATGCTCCGTCTGACTTTGTATCATCCATGGTTTCAATATCAGATGTAGTTTCAGTTTCAAACGTAGTTTCTGTATCAAAGATAGTTCCCGTTTTGAAAGCTATGGTAGTATCTCCATCTTTCAACTCAGATGCAGGCTGAGTGACACAGTACAGCCTGTTTTTGTGATCTCGGTTGAGCATAATTCCAGGCAGTAACAATGTTGAATGACTGAATGAGGTAGGAGTAAGTATTTGGTAGTTTTCTAATGTCAGCACTCCAATTGTAAGCCCATTGCAATGTCAAGAGCACAAAGTTCAACCCACTCTGATAACTGTATTTGAGCAAGATATGCAgaaaagatggaagagtaATCTTTGGAGAAAGCAGCAGGATATGATTATGGTGTCGAGTTGCCGCTTGGCGCAAACACTATGATTCTTATAATAGACCTTTGAAAGTATATCGGTCACCCTTGAGAGAGTTGCTTAGACAGTTGAAGGGGGGCAAGTTGAAAAGATCTCTAACGTATTACATACAGCCGTATGCTATCCTTTGGATGACAGAAGGCAGGAAGGCCAAAGGGGTATTCAGGGTGTGTGTTTACATACTGTTACTCAAGTGGTCAATTCTGATGTTGTTTCACCTTGAAACATGTAGCAAGTTCCTGTCCTTTCATAGACAATGTAGAGAGAAAAAGCCAGTCATGCTATTGACAATGACATCAGAAGTCTGTTGCAATTGCACTGCTTCTTACCCACAGTATGCGGACAGTAAGCAGTATAGCCACAAGTCCTGTGTTGTTTGGCAAAAGAAAACCTAAGTGGCAGAACCCATGTATGTGGTAATATTGAGCAATGTTGGCTGTTGTGACTTTTCTTCTTTATTGCAGCTTGGTAGCCCGCTCTGCAATAGCTATGGAAGTGTATAATCAGGTCTTTTAGCTGCATAGACTATTGATCTCTGAGGGTTCCCCATTGCCACTGTCGAGATATCAAAGTACACTGCGGTGCTGTCACATCTCTGAGTAACCCAGCTTTAGCAGTTATGTGAATGTCAAGCATGGGAAAAGATGATCAGAATTTTGCAAAGAGAAGAACTCACATCAGCCAGTTCCTATCTTAGCACTTCTTGTAGATCTTGGTTTTCAGTTACCGTGCAGTCCCTTTTCCCTTAACAGAAAGTCAACCACACATGTTCTCCAAATAAGAACCCAGAATGGAAACATTTCCACACTGCAGGGCTAGTCTAAACCGCCAGGTGAGTAGTGTGGTCCATCTCGTTTTGCTTAAGATGTTTCGAGGACAGGATGTGGATGAATACAAGGGCAGAGGGTTGCATCATACAAAAATGTGACAAGCAAAGACATGCGTCCTGGGTGACTAAGTAACACTCTACCACACTACAAGTACTTCTCACAACGCTTGATCTTAATACAATATCCAGAACGCTCATTTGGAGTGGCTCTCAGTCTGCTCCAGCATATACCTCTCCATGTCAGATGGCTGGTGCTCCTTGGGCGGGACAACATCATAGAATACCCTGTCCAGCGCTCTCTCCAGCAATTCTCTGTAACTCTGGGTAGGATAATCAAGAGGGTTGCCAAACAATTGTGGATTGGACAATTGTTCATCCAATGTCTCAACTGGGGTCCTCTGGAAGCTGCTTTTTGTACTGTCGGGGTACACAATCCAAACATACTTTGAAGCATGTTTCTTCCATTGCTGGCAGGATATTGTGTTATTGACCCTTGAGACTAAGAAATTGAATGTTCTGTCCAGATGTGTTGTTGACAACTGCCACCATGAAGACTGCCCCTGTCGATCATGGACCTCGGTAATATCTACACACATCTCATGATACACACTATCTGATGCTGTCTTCACTTTCAACTTGGTACAGAAAGATCCTTGTTTCGACCAAGAGGTTGATCCATCCTGCTGCCTAGTGACATTCCCACTGTCGCTAATTGACTGGATGGATTTGCGATTGTAGCCAGAACGAGGCATTATGAAGGTGCGGGAGTGTATGTCAATGGATGGATATGTGTTGATGTATGTATCTTACTTATCATACCATGAGTCAGATCAGATATCAATCTTTTCCACGCCCATGACAATTGGTTGCACTAGGCAACAGTACTCACAGAAGTAATGAAGCAAGTTGAACGTCAGAGTGAGTGTAATCGGTGGCAATAGAGTTGATTGGTAATGCAAAGTGCAACAGTCACACCCACTAGAAGTTCCCCATTTGtacccatcactcaccaggtcAGAGTTACCTTGAACACTCACGctgaaaggagaagatgacatcATTGTTATTGAGTCATTGGTGACACCACTTTGATGACATTGATGTCATTGGTACAGTGTCATCACCATGACATTATGGTGGCATCCTATGTCCCATTGGCAAGCGCAATTGAGAAGACATGAAATCACTGCTTCGGACCAGCCACCTTCTTTTCAATTCTTGTATGGTTTCATCAGAGTTCTGTCAATGATTTGCCATGCAATGTGGCGGAGGGGAGAAACAACCACCATTGACATCATTCGACATAGACCACATCACTGACATCATTTGAGATCACTGACATCGTTCAACATCTCCTGCCAGTACATCATGTATATCACTGGTCAAACTCAATTCACTTCACTTTCTTGAGGTATGAAACACTCCATGTCCAGAGGTGTGCCATAGGTGTACACACAAGGGTGGCAAGCTGCTTCTGGCTGTAGTTCCATCACATGTTTGACTGTTTGAGAGTTTTGACCTGTTAAAACTGCAATACCTTGTCCAAACAACAAGCCtgaaacactgtccttttcattggacacctcccatatccctccgtaccggcgtgacactTCCCCTGGTCGTGAATATTCTGGCTGTTGAGGGTAACGGGATGCAATGACATCATTCTTAGTGTGACACCAGTGTGGCATTACAGCACACAGTCTGTTTAAGTGCAATGACATCATGATGGGATCTGTAACAACATGATAAATGACACCATAGGACATCCTTAGATGGCATGAAACAATTGCTGAAGTGCGCTTGTTTCATTAGATTAGTGAAACAATCATGTTAGGGTTCCATAAATGGTTGGCCTTTCACCTGGGTACAATATGAGCATCATTGATGTCATAGTATATCACATGACATCATCCAGCATCATTTTCACATCATGTAatgtcaatgatgtcaaTGACATTGTTcaaatgacatcattgataACATTGACATCATTCTGAATTCAATGGGTGGTGTTGTACATCATTGGCTGGCCTCACCAGCCATCCCATTGTGTTCGTCACTATTTGTTAAGCACACTCTCTGACTTGGATAATTTGCTGGACCTCTGCCCTCCCCCAAGGGAGAAATCACAGGAGCAGCCAATTTGATTGGGCCTTCATCAATTGTCATACACATGTTCATGTGGAAGCCTCCATCAGTCCCCTGGACTGATTTCATTCATCACCCATTTGAAACGCAGTGTCCTAGCCAAGTTCGCAGAGTGTTGGACATATGATATCTTGTTTGGGTTTTTCATCAGAGCTTGACATGACGGTTGCATCTTTCCCTTGCTTTCTTTTTGAAGAGCTTTCATCAACTACCAGTACTCGAGTACCATCCACAAGTCTGACTGCATGTTTTTCAGACATTGCCAGTTGAGGCAATTTCAGCGGTGCTAATGATGTGGAAAATCGAGTTATATAGACCAATATTTCCTGGTATTTGTGCATAGGATTCTCATGGGAGCGTCAACTCGTTGCCGTTGCTGATCAGATGCTGATCCTCGAATGAAAGACCCCGGACTGTTGATCAGTCTTTTGCAGCTTTGCAACATTTCAAGGACATCATTGCGTTCCGGACACTGTTTACCATCACACGACATTCTTTCATCTTATATTACGGTTCGAATTATTCTTGATACAATTTGATTCTACCTTGATACAGTATATACCCCCTCAACGCCAAGTAATCATTGTTCCAGctcaccatgtccactcCCCGGCAAGAACGCCCATACCGTACCTGCTATCATGAATCCGATAGATATGATAACCATAATCCAATGACCCGCTTTCTCTACCCTCTTTCGCCAGTCGTGTTTCTCATTTTCGTGTTGAAGTAGGATTGGCGATAGTCGAAGATAAAATAATAGCTAATGGGCAATGAGGATCAGCAACAAGGTCAGACCAATTCCCCCTCTCAAATTATTCTGACAGGCGATAACAAATAGTGGGAGACAAAAAGCAACGCAATCAACTCACAGGCAAGATGATACAAATCAGAAACGCCGAGAAACTCCCCAAGAACGCCATCACACGCCCGAAGCCTGGCAGGTTCACAGCCGTTATCACACACATGGCCGTCACGAACGTCCTCGAAATCACTCTCAACCAGGAttttctcctctcttgcTTCACAGCGAATGCGAtctgactctgactcggTGCTGATTGGGTTATCGAGTAGTCTGAATCGAATCGCGGTCGTGCACGATTTGGAGATATCGAGCTAGAACGACGATGAACGTTGGCGTTAGGAACTGAGGATGAGTCGTTGGACGGGTGAATGGAGAATGAAGATGTTCGTGGATGATCGCTCTTCCCTGAAGCGAGGGGATCGACAAGTTCTCGGTCAATCTCGAAGTTGGAATCTTCAATAACCGGAGAAACGGGTTTGCGAGAGATTCCTAGTATTCCTTCGATTGTGAGGTTGAGCTGGGAACGATACGTCAGGACAACTTGAATTTCTACAGCCATGTAATCGAACGCGACTCACTGGTCTCGAAGCCAAGCCGAACTTGGTCAAAGGGTTGATAACGATCATCCACAGAGCGACGAGGTTAAGCACTTTCGGATAATGGTATTTCTCCTGCATAAGATCTCGAGTGATCTGCGAGAGCACATCATTGTTAGCTGATGAAAACGTTCTACCTTTCCGCTGCAACGTACCTCGTCGGACACGGTCTGACCGATCATCAAGTACCCGGCTGCTCCAGCTACAAACGAGATACTAGTAGCGATTGCCTGTCAGATTAGACCACGACGTCGTTAGCTAGTTCGACGGAGAGTAGCGAAAGAAGGAACCGACAAAAGccttgttgatgatcttATCAAAATTTTCTGGCTTCTTCATATCCCTCGCCAGAGACGGCATGACAGCATGCCCACCAAATCCAGCTAGCACAAGTCCGATCGCGCCTAGCCAATTCGCACCTTGCCATTCCGGTCCCCACTTAGTTTCCATCGGCTGACGTATGGATCCAGGTGCGACCGGTCGGATGAAGCCGTCGATAAGCAGAACaagaacgaggagaagggacgaGACAGACGAGAGTAAGGAGGGGAGTGATAggagtcgaagaggtagaagggCAGTGGGGAGGATGCTACATACACGGTATCAGCGAAAATCTACGACCACTGAGAGTACCTGACTTACACGAAGTAGCCAAGCATTTTCCAGGTGTTTGAAGATACATCCGGGTAAAGCGCGTTCATCGTATCTCCGAATAGGACGACGAGGGCCACGCTACCGATCGAAAGTCAACATACACACGGAGCCACACGGGAGATACCAAAACTCACCCCAACGCAAATAGTTCGAGGCAGAACCTGCGGAGGAAAAGCGGTTCATCAGTTTCCTGCAATTAGTCTTCGTGTCGCCACGCTCCTAACTCACAGGACGTTAATGCCTGCTCCGGCCCAACTTCCGAATGCCCTTAAACCAATGTCCGTATAACCCATCAAGCTTCCATCTGCTCTTATCAGCCTCGCGAGGAGTTTCGCACTAAAACGCATCGAACGTTAGAGGTACTGATCATGTATGTGAACTGAGCACTTACGTATAACATGTCAGCCAGCCGAAGATGACAAGCATGGCGGTACCTCCTATCCAGCCTGCATATGCGAATGCCAGAGGTAAGGAGAGGAGACCTATCCCAACTAGCACTGCTGTAGCGTTGAACAGCTACACGGTGtgtcatcagcatcttctCGAATGCTTGAGTGCAATGGCGTACCGTTTGTCCGTCTGTACTTTCTCCCCTGAAAAGGTACTGATctttcttcgacttcttcaccaccgatTTCCTCCTCCCAGGTATttcaccgacaccgacaacaTCGCCATCCACCATCGCATCATAGCCTCTTGCTACCGCGCTCTCCCTCCGATCAATCAAAACGGTCCTCTCACCCGTGCCCGTCATAGACTTCCTACCCCTCTCTGAGCCAGAGAAGACgcgaccacctcctcgtcccctGGTACTCCCCAGATTAGGAGTCTGCGATCCCGACGATCCGGTTCCGTACGATGTGCCTAGTTGTGCGGAAGCGGAGAGTGGACTGAACATGTTCAAAGAGATGAGACCTCGTCCTGCTCCTCCGGTACCGGTCGTCTGGGAGACTGTTGAAGGGGACGCGGAAGGATCTTGATTCTGTCTTACAAGCCCTGACGGTGCCGGAGGAACAGGATCCGaatgaaagaaagaaggtTCTTCAGATGCCCTTCTTGCACCAGTAATCCGGTATGGATCATCTCCAGCTCCTactccatcttgtccagGCATCCCACTggcttcctcgtcatcttcgacaaAATCCACCTCATCGATGATATCGTTCACATCTAGTTGACCAGCCCGTCTCACTGCAGATCCAGATTCGAGATCGTCCCATCGTGAGGATCCACCTCCCTGAGGCTCGtattcctcatcgtcgtcgtaaTATCCACCATCAGGATTTGCAGCTTGATCGGGAGTGGAGCGAGATCGTGACGAGCTGTATCCGTCTATAAAGGACGGCGCAGAGGGCAAATGACCATATCGTTGTTGCTGAGACCGTGAGTCTGAGGCCACAAGACAACGTCAGTCTCCTTGCTAGCTCACACGCTGCGGAAGGATGAACAGGATAGAGTAGATGCGGTgggaacactcacagctaAACACCAATTCCAACGAACTCTGCAGGACCGtactcttctttcttcccactTGCTGATTCTCTCCAGAAGTCGGCACCGGTACAGCTGGGATAGGCACACTCCCACCTCTAGGAGGAGACATTTGATCTTGGCGTGCAGGTGTGGTAGAGAGTACACTGTGTTGTGGAGCAGACAACAAAGAAGACAAGACTGTCGTTTGAACGGGTGAGATAAGGTTgcactctccctctcgcttATAAGCGGGTCATCGATAA
It contains:
- a CDS encoding aconitate hydratase, mitochondrial, coding for MSTGSNIADPNSSPPSSTQQRDKMAILSRARASSSLPRRLARTFATPAALPVKDCTSITPPYSRLLKTLDEVRDVLPKGSKLTLAEKILYAHLRNPEESLGGGGKVRGERYLKLRPDRVAMQDASAQMALLQFMTCRLPSCAVPASIHCDHLIQAQTGAESDLSRSIEANREVFDFLESAALKYGIEFWRPGSGIIHQIVLENYAAPGLLMLGTDSHTPNAGGLGMLAIGVGGADAVDALTDTPWELKAPLVTGIKLTGELKGWATPKDLILHLAGKLTVRGGTGRILEYFGPGVSAQSCTGLATIANMGAEVGATTSTFPYSDNMRQYLHATGRGPVAEAADQAAKNGFLQADEGAEYDEVIEINLSELEPHLNGPFTPDLATPLSGFSSFLNENKYPTTLSSALIGSCTNSSYEDMSRVASIAEQAKAAGLKSKVPFLVTPGSELIRATIERDGLQGTLEDVGATVLANACGPCIGQWKRDEKKGEDNAILTSFNRNFKARNDGNLKTMNFLASPEIVTAMAFSGDLNFNPATDSIPTPNGPFKFTPPSGDRLPPTGYTPGDLSYAPQPSPKPVPETEIAISPSSTRLEILEPFGTNFAGGKGELPEMTCLMRVRGKCTTDHISAAGAWLKYKGHLSNISENTLMTAVNDEGGQINVARDASGEETIPRTMQKYQARNEPWMLVVDDNYGEGSAREHAALQPRFYGCGMIVARSFARIHETNLKKQGILPLWFVNKDDYSKISALDKVTTSGLTSILDGTSTTPIVTLKVEKPNGEKVEIEARHTLSTDQIEWLRAGSALNWIGEQARKTGKA